A region from the Leptospirillum ferriphilum ML-04 genome encodes:
- a CDS encoding exosortase/archaeosortase family protein: MRTDRLFLTIAVGAACLLSWQNFRKLWDDWMTLPAYSHGILVPLVFGLLLYVERDRLRTLHDSPSGWGIVLTILGILCLATGTVSGLYYIQQISILFLVAGIVAGYWGLKTLNATRFPILYLLFMIPLPYLVFNAIALPLQMLAARGSARLLEFLQIPVYREGNIINLPHISLGIVKACSGIQSLVSLLAISVLLTRLGHLKGVPAILFTLSAIPIAVVANMIRIAGAGILGSMNPDLAEGFFHLFSGWVVFVFAFLSLILEIRLFQRFRRIPDVA, encoded by the coding sequence ATGCGAACCGATAGACTTTTTCTCACCATCGCCGTGGGAGCCGCTTGCCTTTTGTCCTGGCAGAACTTCCGGAAACTGTGGGACGACTGGATGACGCTCCCGGCCTATTCCCACGGGATCCTTGTCCCCCTGGTCTTCGGGCTTCTGCTCTACGTCGAACGGGACCGTCTCCGGACTCTTCACGACTCTCCTTCGGGTTGGGGAATCGTCCTGACAATCCTGGGAATCCTGTGCCTGGCGACCGGGACCGTCTCCGGACTCTACTATATCCAGCAGATCTCGATCCTGTTTCTCGTTGCCGGGATCGTGGCGGGATACTGGGGCCTGAAAACCCTGAACGCCACCCGCTTCCCTATCCTCTACCTCCTTTTTATGATTCCCCTGCCCTATCTGGTCTTCAACGCGATCGCCCTTCCTCTCCAGATGCTGGCGGCCAGAGGCTCGGCCCGTTTGCTGGAATTCTTGCAGATTCCAGTTTACCGGGAGGGAAACATCATCAACCTCCCCCATATTTCCCTCGGGATCGTCAAAGCCTGCAGCGGAATCCAGTCTCTGGTTTCCCTTCTGGCCATTTCGGTTCTCCTCACCCGTCTCGGCCATCTGAAAGGCGTTCCGGCCATTCTCTTCACCCTTTCCGCCATTCCGATCGCCGTGGTCGCCAACATGATCCGGATCGCAGGGGCGGGCATCCTCGGGTCGATGAATCCGGACCTCGCCGAAGGCTTCTTTCATTTGTTTTCCGGCTGGGTCGTCTTCGTGTTCGCATTCCTTTCCCTGATTCTCGAAATCCGCCTCTTCCAGCGCTTCCGGAGGATCCCCGATGTCGCCTAG
- a CDS encoding ATP-binding protein, giving the protein MKLHTILPAFSLLLTVLAVGLTSIVRRWSASTLVALLVLLCALVGGLADFAALRIHNLPHLELAFRVAFAGECLAAAAVLLFSVLYSRVQPASRFFEMGIPLTIAGLGFVFFVTSLFLDNHLFRLLPLPQTRSVLLISEPGLSAVSLFLIGTLLFSLYQMSRTYLAAGTMERWNIKYPLIGVSLWSFSLILVHANQLVNSGFDRSFLLLEHIGILSMDVLFLYAFLVQKTEEVALSLTRSTVNRSVLILLGGAGLLVLGGIGTTLGTLGPVWGKLSSSLTLFLGLGAFVVVFSSERLRRELESFLGVHVYSNRYDYRNAWMTLTRALSDSGRPGDIIPTLMETTREMTLSPSLSFATITESNEPVLHLQETLGWKADRNNRKQTIDPGWIPLLNRGVPLHSSDKPDTLQPGNEKPLFFDTLFKSLNASWIVPLLYQDRLLGLLGLNIKTRGALTVREDRLFLQALGAQWSSLLANASLSREMAGKREAEFLSSLRAFTFHDLKNAGVALKLLVHNAQKNIDSPEFQQELLFCLQNISEQIDSSMSQLLSPFQQEYSKTLDFDPVILIQNTVRSLNWDNLPGLAVKLSLSETPHVTGNPRVLETTLRNLLINAREALLDTGEILIETRTESDRLILVVSDNGPGMSREFIETRLFRPFQTTKKKGTGLGLFSCKLLIEQSGGTIDVHSREGEGTEFRITLPYAST; this is encoded by the coding sequence GCCGGTGAATGTCTGGCCGCCGCCGCCGTGCTGCTCTTTTCAGTTCTGTACTCAAGGGTCCAGCCGGCTTCCCGCTTTTTTGAAATGGGCATTCCCCTCACGATCGCCGGTCTCGGTTTTGTCTTCTTCGTTACAAGCCTCTTTCTGGACAACCACCTGTTCCGACTGCTCCCTCTTCCCCAGACACGCTCCGTTCTCCTGATCAGCGAACCCGGTCTATCGGCCGTCAGCCTTTTTCTGATCGGAACGCTTCTGTTTTCTCTCTACCAGATGTCTCGAACCTACCTGGCCGCCGGCACGATGGAGCGGTGGAACATCAAATACCCCCTGATCGGAGTCTCCCTCTGGTCGTTTTCCCTGATTCTGGTCCACGCGAACCAGCTCGTGAACAGCGGATTCGACCGGTCCTTCCTGCTCCTCGAACACATCGGAATCCTCTCGATGGACGTTCTTTTCCTGTATGCCTTCCTTGTCCAGAAGACCGAGGAAGTCGCCCTTTCCCTGACGCGCAGCACCGTCAACCGGTCCGTTCTGATCCTCCTCGGAGGAGCGGGGCTCCTGGTTCTGGGCGGCATCGGAACAACCCTGGGGACACTTGGCCCCGTCTGGGGGAAACTCTCGTCCAGCCTGACTCTCTTTCTGGGTCTGGGCGCCTTTGTCGTCGTCTTTTCGTCCGAACGTCTCCGACGGGAACTCGAAAGCTTTCTCGGGGTCCATGTCTACTCCAACCGGTACGACTACAGAAATGCCTGGATGACGCTGACCCGCGCACTCTCCGATTCCGGCCGCCCGGGCGATATCATCCCGACGCTGATGGAAACGACCCGGGAAATGACCCTCTCCCCCTCTCTTTCGTTTGCGACCATCACCGAGTCGAACGAACCGGTCTTGCATCTCCAGGAAACTCTGGGGTGGAAAGCGGACCGGAACAACCGGAAACAGACGATCGATCCCGGGTGGATCCCCCTTCTCAACCGGGGAGTCCCGCTCCATTCCTCCGATAAGCCGGATACCCTCCAGCCAGGGAACGAAAAACCCCTTTTCTTCGATACCCTCTTCAAGAGTCTGAACGCCAGCTGGATCGTTCCCCTCCTCTATCAGGACCGCCTCCTCGGCCTTCTGGGACTGAACATCAAAACCCGCGGCGCACTCACGGTCCGGGAGGACCGGCTCTTCCTTCAGGCTCTCGGAGCCCAATGGTCCAGTCTTCTGGCCAACGCGTCCCTTTCCAGGGAAATGGCCGGAAAACGGGAAGCAGAATTTCTCTCCAGTCTTCGGGCGTTTACCTTTCACGACCTGAAGAACGCGGGGGTGGCCCTGAAGCTCCTGGTCCACAACGCCCAGAAGAACATCGACTCCCCGGAGTTTCAGCAGGAACTCCTGTTCTGTCTCCAGAACATCTCCGAGCAGATCGACTCTTCCATGTCCCAGCTTCTTTCCCCTTTTCAGCAGGAATATTCCAAAACCCTGGACTTCGATCCGGTCATCCTGATCCAGAACACCGTCCGGTCCCTGAACTGGGACAATCTTCCCGGTCTCGCCGTCAAACTCTCCCTTTCCGAGACACCCCACGTTACCGGCAATCCCCGCGTCCTTGAGACGACCCTCCGAAACCTCCTGATCAATGCCAGGGAAGCTCTTCTCGACACGGGCGAGATCCTGATCGAAACCCGCACCGAGTCCGACCGGCTGATCCTGGTCGTCTCCGACAATGGTCCGGGCATGTCCCGGGAATTTATCGAGACAAGACTCTTCCGTCCTTTTCAGACGACCAAGAAAAAAGGGACCGGACTCGGGCTTTTCAGCTGCAAGCTCCTGATCGAGCAAAGCGGGGGGACCATCGACGTCCATTCACGGGAAGGGGAAGGCACCGAATTCCGGATCACACTTCCCTATGCGTCCACCTGA
- the galU gene encoding UTP--glucose-1-phosphate uridylyltransferase GalU encodes MQKVRKAVFPLAGHGTRFLPMTKSSPKEMLPIIDKPVVQYVVEEAVESGIRQIVMVTGRGKRAIEDHFDISYELEDVLRKKNKLDILAELQRIASLSEITYIRQKEALGLGHAVLCSEMVVGNEPFAVALGDEILYGPKSGLAQLLEVYEELQAPVIGLQRVPRSEVSHYGIVDGTPVRDGLFRVDRLVEKPKTQDAPSDYAIIGRYILTPDVYGILGTQKPGVGGEIQLTDALNTLARQRPVYAMEIQGDRFDTGDKMGFLKATVHFALKRGDLSEEFRLFLEGVLTQGQLNPEPETPGETVYANR; translated from the coding sequence ATGCAAAAGGTTCGGAAAGCCGTTTTTCCCCTCGCCGGTCACGGCACCCGTTTTCTGCCCATGACCAAATCCTCCCCCAAGGAAATGCTTCCGATCATCGACAAACCGGTCGTCCAGTATGTCGTGGAAGAGGCGGTTGAATCGGGAATCCGGCAGATCGTCATGGTGACGGGAAGGGGAAAAAGGGCGATCGAAGACCACTTCGACATCTCCTACGAGCTGGAAGACGTTCTCCGCAAAAAAAACAAACTCGACATTCTTGCCGAACTCCAGAGAATTGCGTCTCTGTCGGAAATCACTTATATCCGGCAAAAGGAAGCCCTCGGGCTCGGACACGCTGTCCTCTGCTCGGAGATGGTGGTCGGGAACGAGCCCTTCGCCGTCGCCCTGGGGGACGAGATCCTCTACGGACCCAAGTCGGGGCTCGCCCAGCTTCTGGAAGTCTACGAGGAACTCCAGGCCCCGGTCATAGGCCTTCAGCGGGTGCCGCGTTCCGAAGTCAGCCACTACGGCATCGTGGACGGCACTCCCGTCCGGGACGGACTCTTTCGCGTAGACCGGCTCGTCGAAAAGCCGAAAACCCAGGACGCGCCTTCCGATTATGCCATCATCGGCCGGTATATCCTGACGCCGGATGTCTATGGCATTCTCGGGACCCAAAAACCGGGGGTCGGCGGCGAGATCCAGCTGACGGATGCCCTGAACACTCTGGCCCGCCAGCGTCCTGTCTATGCCATGGAAATCCAGGGAGACCGCTTCGACACCGGGGACAAGATGGGCTTTCTGAAAGCCACGGTGCATTTTGCCCTCAAAAGAGGGGACCTTTCGGAAGAGTTTCGGCTTTTCCTGGAAGGAGTCCTGACCCAGGGACAACTGAATCCGGAGCCGGAAACTCCCGGAGAAACGGTGTATGCGAACCGATAG